Proteins found in one Cytophagia bacterium CHB2 genomic segment:
- a CDS encoding DUF1211 domain-containing protein, whose product MKIFRTGNLHKGRLEAFSDGVFAIIITLLVLELKVPAIAEEHNSAALAGALLALLPKFMSWVMSFVIVAIFWVNHHRFFNLLKHADNGLLWLNSLFLMLLSFIPFPTALLGEYHRTPLAVMFFGFVMTLASVVFAWMRWYASRHAG is encoded by the coding sequence ATGAAGATTTTCAGAACCGGAAATTTGCACAAAGGCCGCCTCGAAGCTTTCAGTGATGGCGTGTTCGCAATCATCATCACGCTGCTCGTGCTGGAGCTCAAAGTGCCGGCGATTGCGGAGGAACACAATTCCGCGGCATTGGCGGGCGCGTTGCTCGCGTTGCTTCCCAAGTTTATGAGCTGGGTGATGAGCTTTGTGATCGTCGCCATCTTTTGGGTGAATCATCATCGCTTTTTCAACCTGCTCAAACATGCCGACAACGGCCTGCTGTGGCTCAATTCGCTCTTTCTCATGCTGCTGTCGTTCATCCCCTTTCCCACGGCACTTTTGGGCGAATATCATCGCACGCCGCTTGCCGTGATGTTTTTTGGCTTCGTGATGACGCTGGCGAGCGTGGTTTTTGCGTGGATGCGCTGGTATGCTTCGCGGCATGCCGGGAT